A segment of the Leptolyngbya sp. NIES-3755 genome:
ATGGCCTCATACCTTGCCTTACATTTTTGCTTCGCTCAAGATTGCAGCTTCATTTGCTTTTATTGGTGCAGTGATTTCTGAATCGGTTGCCTCGAATGCGGGATTAGGATTCTTGATTGTGCAGGCGACTGCTGATTTTAATGTTCCACTCGCGTTTGCAGCGCTATTAATTTTGGCGTTGATGGGTGTATTGCTCTATTGCTTCTTCATCTTGGTTGAGAAGAAGGTAATTTACTGGGCACGTTAGAACTATCGTGGCATGAGAAAAGCGGTAAAGATCATTAGGTCTTCACCGCTTTTTTGTTGGGTTAGTTTGCAGGAATGTGGGCGGGAGTCGATCGAGCGAGTGGAGTCCAGACATTCTCAGCATTGACGTAACCGACTTCTGCGATATAAGTCCGATCGCTCAATGGAATCGGCACATCACACGACAAAGCCATTTCATCAATGTCATGCTGCTCATAGCGGGAAGGCAATCGAGTGCCACCATCGGTAACATCGTACAGGCGCAACACTAGATTATCCCCGGCATTACGATCGATCCGTGACCGCAGCGATCGTGGTAAATCCCAAGTCGCATACGCCCATCGAGCATTACGCGGAGACAGGACTAAACGACCTTCACCGAATTCAGTTGGCATCGAAGGCGTAACTGTTTCACTCGTCATGAACGGATTCATTTGAGTGGTTTCACCTGTGGTAAATGAAGTGGTTTCGCCTGTGGTAAACGAAGCCGTTTCGCCTGTGGTAAACGAAGTGGTTTCGGTTGGACTTGTCGTAAACGAGGGAGTTTCGGTAGGAGTCTTCGTGTCTGAGTTGCGCTGACCCGAAACGAATGACCAAGCGGCGGCTCCTGCTCCTGCGGCGGCGGCTCCCCCAGTAACAGCGGCTCCTCCTGATTGGGTCACATCGGTAGTCGTATCAGCAACACGATGCGTAATTCGTTGGAACCAGTTCTCGGACGGGATCTCAGTTGCTGGAGTTGCGGGATCGGTAACGGGTTCTACTTCCGTATCTCGATCGCCTGATAGGAACGATTTGGCGGAATCGACTGCTCCACTCGCAGCAACGGCTCCTCCAGCAACAGCGGCTCCCCCTGCTTTCGCTACGTTGCCCAAGAAGGAATTTCCAGAAGCAGCGGGAACACGAACATGAGTAGAACGCGCCAAACTCAGCCATTCATTATCAGGAGTGAGGTAGCCGATTTCCGCCAGATAATCTCGATCGGGAAGTGCGATCGGCAACCGTTGGCGTTGGGTCAGTTCATCACAATCGAATTGTTGAACGCTGTGTGCGGGTTGCTGCGATAAATCAATATCAGTGACATCGTACAGTCGGAGCGCTAATTTTTCTCCGCCCTGTTGCTTCATGGCTTGCCGTTCTTCGGTGGGAATATCCCAGAATGCTTCAACCTCTTGAGAACTCCGAGATTTGAGCACAATCTTGCTGTGTCGATCGCGGTTCAGTGCCCAACCTGCGGCTCCTGCTGCGGCTCCTCCCGCTAAGGCTGCACCTCCCAAACCCCCGAATGGATGAGCGCGATCGACATTTCCAGTGACATTGGGTTCGAGATCGAGATTGCCCAATCGATCGCCCTCGGTGTTCCACTCTAAATTTGTATCGGGAGCATCAACTCTGGTGGAATAATCCCCGTTGGTTTGAATCGGATCGTATCCGCCTTCGACATAAGGAGCGCCACCGAGATTGTCTGGATCGGAATATCCAGGTGCATTAAAAGTTCCAGTTGCACCTCGATCGTCTGTGACGGGTGCTCTACGACGATTGCGCCGTCCACCTGCCAGCATCCAAAGCAGTGCCGCACCCGAACCGATCGGTAACAGCCACCAGAGCCAGTTTGGAAGTCCAGTGCCCGTATCTGCCGCAGCACCAGCCCCACCTGCATTATCTCCAGGGAACAAGAAGGCTAGAGGATTGCCACCTCCTGCTTGGGAACTGCCACCTTGGGGATTGTCGCCTTGGGGATTTGCTCCAGTGACGGTTTGACCGCTGCCGGGTTGTTGAGCTGCGTTCTGTTTTGCGGGAGTGCCATCTTTTGCGGCTGTAGTGGCGGGTTTCGCAGGTTTGTTAGCGGCGGCAGGTTTCGCGGTTGCGGGTTTGGCAGCGACAACAGGTTCGAGGACTCCACCGGATTTTGCGATCGCGCTCTGTCCCGTTTCGGTCGTGGCTAACCCTAAGAATGCTTGAACGGCTGGATTGTTGGCATCTTTATAGACGTAGTAGAGCGCTTGCGAGAACGGGTAACGGGGATTCGTGGGCTGCGTTCCGTGCATTGTCACGATCTTTGCGCCTTTCAATCCTTGAGCTTGGCTGGCAGTCATGTAGCTGATGCCGTTGTTGCCCAAGTTGGAAACGACCGCTTGAGTGGTGTCTTCGTTTAGCTTGACTGCGTTTGCGCCTGTGGTGAATTTTGCTTGTCTGAAGACGGGATAACTCTTGAAAGCTTCGCGGGTGTCGCTGCTGTCGGGTCGATCGACAAACTTAATCGGGAGGTTCGGACCGCCGACTTGTGACCAGTTGGTGATTTCACCTCGGAACATGCGGGCGAATTGGTCGATCGTCAAACTGCCATTAAACGGATTGTTTGCGCCAACGACGATCGCGATTTTATCTCGTCCGACTTGCGCTGTTTGCAAGCCTTGAGCTTTTTCTTGGTTGTTTAATGGACGACCGATCGCTGCGAGATCTGCCTGTCCACTGAGAACGGCTTGAATTCCAGCAGGAACACCGTTTGAGGCGGCATTCACTTGAGTTTTTGGAAATTGCTGCTCAAAGCGTTGTTCCAGAATCGAGTTGATGGCTGCCATACTCACAGAGCCATCGATTCGGACATTGGTTCCTTCGGCAACGGAATTAGGAAGTTTGAAAGCAGTCTGCGCCCGAACCAATTGCACTTCTGCGACGGTAACACCCGTGAGGAGAAGCGCGAGACCGACTGTGGATGAGTAACTTTTATGCACCATAACTTTTGTCACCGTGGTAGCAAAAACTTTTTTACATCGTTGCAGTCTGGAAAGACAAGTGCAACTGGATACGGATTACAGGTGGTTATTGGAACAGCGGTGTGAACAGAATCGCACTTATCCCAGAGAACGAAAACAACTGATGATTACAATACGGTGAATCGTAGAATTTTGATCAGTCGTTAAGAGTTTATTAATCAATATGAGAAAATGGAGCGGCTAAAACCAGCCATTGAGTCGAATGCGGATGAGCTATTCTGTTACGAAATCACCAGAATCGAGCTATAAAAATGCGTTCAAGGCGCAGGTGCGATCGTATTTCGATCGAATCGCTCTTGATCTGGATGCTTGGAACCAACGCAATCGATATTACTATCAGGATCTCGATCGCTTTCATCGGTTTTTTATTCCCCAAGGTAGCCGTGTTTTAGAAATTGGCTGTGGAACGGGAACGTTGCTTGCCGCGCTCGATCCAGAGATCGGGGTTGGGATTGATTTTTCTCGATCGATGATTGATTTAGCACAGGCGAAATATCCGCATTTACAGTTTTATTGCTT
Coding sequences within it:
- a CDS encoding putative phosphate transport system substrate-binding protein (similar to AA sequence:cyanobase_aa:LBDG_44330), with the protein product MVHKSYSSTVGLALLLTGVTVAEVQLVRAQTAFKLPNSVAEGTNVRIDGSVSMAAINSILEQRFEQQFPKTQVNAASNGVPAGIQAVLSGQADLAAIGRPLNNQEKAQGLQTAQVGRDKIAIVVGANNPFNGSLTIDQFARMFRGEITNWSQVGGPNLPIKFVDRPDSSDTREAFKSYPVFRQAKFTTGANAVKLNEDTTQAVVSNLGNNGISYMTASQAQGLKGAKIVTMHGTQPTNPRYPFSQALYYVYKDANNPAVQAFLGLATTETGQSAIAKSGGVLEPVVAAKPATAKPAAANKPAKPATTAAKDGTPAKQNAAQQPGSGQTVTGANPQGDNPQGGSSQAGGGNPLAFLFPGDNAGGAGAAADTGTGLPNWLWWLLPIGSGAALLWMLAGGRRNRRRAPVTDDRGATGTFNAPGYSDPDNLGGAPYVEGGYDPIQTNGDYSTRVDAPDTNLEWNTEGDRLGNLDLEPNVTGNVDRAHPFGGLGGAALAGGAAAGAAGWALNRDRHSKIVLKSRSSQEVEAFWDIPTEERQAMKQQGGEKLALRLYDVTDIDLSQQPAHSVQQFDCDELTQRQRLPIALPDRDYLAEIGYLTPDNEWLSLARSTHVRVPAASGNSFLGNVAKAGGAAVAGGAVAASGAVDSAKSFLSGDRDTEVEPVTDPATPATEIPSENWFQRITHRVADTTTDVTQSGGAAVTGGAAAAGAGAAAWSFVSGQRNSDTKTPTETPSFTTSPTETTSFTTGETASFTTGETTSFTTGETTQMNPFMTSETVTPSMPTEFGEGRLVLSPRNARWAYATWDLPRSLRSRIDRNAGDNLVLRLYDVTDGGTRLPSRYEQHDIDEMALSCDVPIPLSDRTYIAEVGYVNAENVWTPLARSTPAHIPAN